One Canis lupus familiaris isolate Mischka breed German Shepherd chromosome 20, alternate assembly UU_Cfam_GSD_1.0, whole genome shotgun sequence genomic region harbors:
- the ICAM3 gene encoding intercellular adhesion molecule 3 isoform X9, translating into MRLEVENTLVPAGGSFLVNCSTDCPNPRLIILETSLAKKPVGNGLGWAAFLLSNVTSDSQVLCSGFCNDIQMVGSSEITVYRFPERVELAPLPRWQPVGENLTMTCQVAGGAPRTNLTVVLLRGEEELSRQPAVGEPAEVTFTVAAGREDHLANFSCRTDLDLRPRGLGLFQNSSAPRQLRTFALPITAPHLVVPRILEVGTTRSVNCILEGLFPASEAQVHLALGNQTLNSTVESHGDTISATATAVARAEQEGAQEIVCNITLGNDGREAREKLTVYSFWGPTINLSEPNASEGTAVTVTCAAGARVQVMLEGLPAAAPGQPAQFQLNATEMDDRRSFFCNATLEVDGETLHRNSSVQLRVLYGPKIDQAKCPQRLTWKEKTTHVLQCQARGNPDPQMHCFHEGSHVELPIGVPFFVRLNYTGTYACKASSSRGVHTVTVVMNVQDRNLRAVNIVLGVLAILGVVTTVAALLHVFGVQKRSDTYRVNQGSTWLPLTSRQPEEAVGENPS; encoded by the exons ATGAGGCTGGAGGTCGAGAACACTCTGGTGCCTGCTGGAGGGTCCTTCTTGGTAAACTGCAGTACAGACTGCCCCAATCCTCGACTCATCATTCTAGAGACATCCCTAGCCAAGAAGCCAGTGGGCAACGGCCTGGGCTGGGCAGCCTTCCTGCTAAGCAATGTGACTAGTGACAGCCAGGTCCTCTGCTCCGGCTTCTGCAATGACATCCAGATGGTAGGCTCCTCTGAGATCACAGTATACC GGTTCCCGGAGCGAGTGGAGCTGGCACCCCTACCCCGCTGGCAGCCCGTGGGTGAGAACCTCACCATGACCTGCCAGGTGGCAGGCGGGGCGCCCCGGACCAACCTCACGGTGGTGCTGCTCCgcggggaggaggagctgagCCGGCAACCGGCCGTCGGGGAGCCAGCCGAGGTCACGTTCACGGTGGCGGCGGGCAGGGAGGACCACCTCGCCAACTTCTCGTGCCGCACGGACCTGGACCTGAGGCCCCGAGGGCTGGGATTGTTCCAGAACAGCTCGGCGCCCAGGCAGCTCCGAACCTTTG CACTGCCCATCACGGCTCCGCACCTCGTTGTCCCTCGGATCTTGGAGGTGGGAACGACTCGGTCGGTGAACTGCATCCTGGAAGGATTGTTCCCGGCCTCCGAGGCCCAAGTCCACTTGGCGCTGGGGAACCAGACGCTGAACTCTACAGTCGAGAGCCACGGGGACACGATCAGTGCCACAGCCACAGCCGTAGCGAGAGCGGAGCAGGAGGGCGCACAGGAGATAGTCTGCAACATAACGTTGGGGAACGACGGCCGGGAGGCCCGCGAAAAATTGACTGTCTACA GCTTCTGGGGGCCCACCATAAACCTGAGTGAACCCAACGCCTCCGAGGGGACTGCAGTGACTGTGACTTGCGCGGCCGGAGCCCGCGTCCAGGTCATGCTGGAGGGACTTCCGGCCGCGGCCCCTGGACAGCCTGCCCAGTTTCAGCTAAACGCCACCGAGATGGACGACAGGCGCAGCTTCTTCTGCAATGCCACCCTCGAGGTGGATGGGGAGACCTTACACAGGAACAGCAGCGTCCAGTTGCGTGTCCTGT ACGGTCCCAAGATTGACCAAGCCAAATGTCCCCAGCGCTTGACGTGGAAAGAGAAAACTACCCATGTCCTGCAGTGCCAGGCTCGGGGCAACCCGGACCCCCAGATGCACTGTTTTCACGAAGGCTCCCACGTCGAGCTGCCTATCGGGGTCCCATTCTTCGTCAGGTTAAACTATACTGGTACCTATGCCTGCAAGGCGTCCAGCTCACGAGGCGTACACACTGTGACTGTGGTGATGAACGTTCAGG ATCGGAACCTCCGCGCTGTCAACATCGTCCTGGGGGTGTTAGCGATCTTGGGCGTGGTGACTACCGTCGCAGCCTTACTGCACGTCTTCGGGGTGCAGAAGCGGAGTGACACCTACCGTGTGAACCAGGGGAGCACTTGGTTACCCCTGACGTCTAGGCAGCCCGAAGAGGCTGTGGGGGAGAATCCATCCTGA
- the TYK2 gene encoding non-receptor tyrosine-protein kinase TYK2 isoform X2: MGHLQRGHTDRRGCLHPHCTQSRFYFRNWHGTNSQEPAVYRCGPTGTKSSSEQAEQGVQLLDPASFEYLFEQGKHEFVNDVASLWDLSSEEEIHHFKNESLGMAFLHLCHLALSHGIPLEKVAKKISFKDCIPRSFRLQIRRHNALTRLRLRSIFRRFVRAFQPGHISQQVIMVKYLATLEQLAPRFGTERVPVCHLELLAQAVGESCYIRDSGQAPPEPELATGPPTHEVLVTGTGGIQWRPVQAESPRGDSSSRNRHADPFRKKTKAGEVGDQPVDRPQEEPWVYFCDFQDITHVVLKERHISIHCQDNKSLELTLPSRAMALSWVSLVDGYFRLTADSSHYLCHEVAPPRLVMSIQDGIHGPLMEPFVLAKLRSEDGLYLIHWSTSHLNRLILTVAQRDQSPGTQRLHLRKFPIELQAGVFRLEGWDRSFPSVRELRAALQGCSLRAGDDCFSLRRCCLPRPGEISNLIIMRGPRAVTSPPNVSQLSFHRICQADVTQLSHLGQGTRTNVYEGVLRVGARAPKEGAADGEDPPTPSEDSGLELRVVLKVLDPSHHDIALAFYETASLMSQVSHVHLAFVHGICVYGSENIMVTEYVEHGPLDVWLRREKGHVPVAWKVAVAQQLASALSYLEDKSLVHGNVCGRNILLARLGLEEGTSPFIKLSDPGVGLGALSREERIERIPWIAPECLTGGANSLTTAADKWGFGATLLEICFDGEAPLQGRGPSEKECFYQKQHLLPQPSCPELATLISQCLTYEPAQRPSFRTILRDLTQLQPQNLADVLAVNPDSPASDPTVFHKRYLKKIRDLGEGHFGKVSLYCYDPTNDGTGEMVAVKAIKAGCGPQLRTCWRREIDILRTLHHKHIVKYKGCCEDQGEKSVQLVMEYVPLGSLRDYLPRHSVGLAQLLLFAQQICEGMAYLHAQHYVHRDLAARNVLLDNDRLVKIGDFGLAKAVPEGHEYYRVREDGDSPVFWYAPECLKECKFYYASDVWSFGVTLYELLTYCDSSQSPPSKFIELIGLTQGQMTVLRLTELLERGERLPRPEKCPYEIYLLMKNCWEAEASFRPTFQNLIPILKTVQEKYQGQAASVFNVC; the protein is encoded by the exons ggcaagCATGAGTTTGTGAATGACGTGGCGTCACTGTGGGATCTGTCGAGCGAGGAGGAGATCCACCATTTTAAGAACGAGAGTCTGGGCATGGCCTTTCTGCACCTCTGCCACCTTGCTCTCTCCCATGGCATCCCCCTGGAGAAGGTGGCCAAGAAGATCAG CTTCAAGGACTGCATTCCACGCTCCTTCCGGCTGCAGATCCGGCGGCACAATGCGTTGACCCGGCTGCGTCTGCGGAGCATCTTCCGCAGGTTCGTGCGGGCCTTCCAGCCGGGCCACATCTCGCAGCAGGTCATCATGGTCAAATACCTGGCCACGCTCGAGCAGCTGGCGCCCCGCTTCGGCACGGAGCGCGTGCCTGTGTGCCACCTGGAGCTCCTGGCCCAGGCCGTGGGGGAGTCCTGCTACATCCGGGACAGCGGGCAGGCCCCTCCAGAGCCTGAGCTGGCCACCGGACCCCCCACTCATGAGGTGCTGGTGACAGGCACTGGTGGCATCCAGTGGCGGCCGGTACAGGCAGAG AGTCCCAGAGGCGACAGCAGCAGCAGGAATCGCCATGCTGACCCATTTAGGAAGAAAACCAAGGCCGGAGAGGTGGGCGACCAGCCAGTGGACAGGCCTCAGGAAGAGCCATGGGTCTACTTCTGTGACTTCCAGGATATCACCCACGTGGTGCTCAAGGAACGCCACATCAGCATCCACTGTCAGGACAACAAGAGCctg GAGCTGACCCTGCCTTCCCGGGCTATGGCCCTGTCCTGGGTGTCGCTGGTGGACGGCTACTTCCGCCTGACAGCCGACTCAAGCCACTACCTGTGCCATGAGGTGGCCCCTCCACGGCTAGTGATGAGCATCCAGGACGGTATCCATGGACCCTTGAT GGAGCCCTTTGTGCTGGCCAAGCTGCGGTCTGAGGATGGCCTCTACCTCATCCACTGGAGCACCAGCCACCTCAACCGCCTCATCCTGACGGTGGCCCAGCGGGACCAG AGCCCGGGCACACAGCGCTTGCACCTGCGTAAATTCCCCATTGAGCTGCAGGCCGGGGTCTTCAGGCTGGAGGGCTGGGACCGGTCCTTCCCCAGCGTGCGGGAGCTGCGAGCCGCCCTGCAGGGCTGCTCCCTGCGCGCCGGGGATGACTGCTTCTCCCTGCGCCGCTGCTGCCTGCCTCGGCCCGGAG AGATCTCCAACCTCATCATTATGCGGGGGCCCCGGGCTGTCACAAGTCCACCCAACGTCAGCCAGCTCAGCTTCCACCGGATCTGCCAGGCTGATGTCACCCAG CTGTCCCACCTGGGCCAAGGCACGAGGACCAATGTGTATGAGGGCGTGTTACGAGTGGGGGCAAGAGCCCCCAAGGAGGGCGCGGCGGACGGTGAGGACCCCCCCACACCCAGTGAGGACTCTGGGCTGGAGCTCCGAGTGGTACTCAAGGTGCTAGACCCTAGTCACCACGACATCGCCCTG GCCTTCTACGAGACAGCCAGCCTCATGAGCCAGGTCTCCCATGTGCACCTGGCCTTCGTACACGGCATCTGCGTGTATGGCTCTGAGA ACATCATGGTGACAGAGTACGTGGAGCACGGGCCCCTGGACGTGTGGCTGCGGCGAGAGAAGGGCCATGTGCCCGTGGCCTGGAAGGTGGCAGTGGCCCAACAGCTGGCCAGCGCCCTCAGCTACCTG GAAGACAAGAGCCTGGTTCACGGTAATGTGTGTGGTCGGAACATCCTGCTGGCGcggctggggctggaggagggcaCCAGCCCCTTCATCAAGCTGAGTGACCCCGGTGTGGGCTTGGGTGCCCTTTCCAGAGAGG AGCGGATCGAGCGGATCCCCTGGATAGCCCCCGAGTGCCTGACTGGCGGGGCCAACAGCCTAACCACTGCTGCCGATAAATGGGGCTTCGGTGCTACCCTCCTGGAGATCTGCTTCGACGGGGAGGCCCCCCTGCAGGGCCGTGGCCCCTCCGAG AAAGAGTGCTTCTACCAGAAGCAGCACCTGCTTCCTCAGCCCTCCTGCCCGGAGCTGGCCACACTCATCAGCCAGTGCCTGACCTACGAACCAGCTCAGCGGCCCTCCTTCCGCACCATCCTGCGTGACCTCACTCAGCTGCAGCCCCAGA ATCTTGCTGACGTCTTGGCTGTGAACCCCGACTCACCTGCATCAGACCCCACCGTCTTCCACAAGCGCTATTTGAAAAAGATCCGGGATCTGGGCGAG GGCCATTTCGGCAAGGTCAGTCTGTATTGCTACGACCCAACCAACGACGGCACTGGTGAGATGGTGGCGGTGAAGGCCATCAAGGCCGGCTGCGGCCCCCAGCTCCGCACCTGCTGGAGGAGGGAGATAGACATCCTGCGGACGCTCCATCACAAGCACATCGTCAAATACaagggctgctgtgaggaccaAG GAGAGAAGTCGGTGCAGCTCGTCATGGAGTACGTGCCCCTGGGAAGCCTACGAGACTACCTGCCCCGGCACAGCGTCGGACTGGCCCAGCTGCTTCTCTTCGCTCAGCAGATCTGTGAG GGCATGGCCTACCTTCACGCACAGCACTACGTGCATCGAGACCTGGCTGCCCGCAACGTGCTGCTGGACAACGACAGACTGGTCAAAATCGGGGACTTTGGCCTAGCCAAGGCTGTGCCCGAAGGCCACGAGTACTACCGCGTGCGCGAAGATGGGGACAGCCCCGTGTTCTG GTATGCTCCAGAGTGCCTGAAAGAGTGTAAATTCTACTATGCATCCGACGTCTGGTCCTTCGGGGTCACCCTGTACGAGCTACTGACCTACTGTGACTCCAGCCAGAGCCCCCCCTCG AAATTCATCGAGCTCATAGGCCTCACCCAGGGGCAGATGACGGTGCTGAGGCTCACAGAGCTGCTGGAACGAGGGGAGAGGCTGCCCCGGCCAGAGAAATGTCCTTATGAG ATCTATCTCCTCATGAAGAACTGCTGGGAGGCAGAAGCTTCATTCCGCCCCACCTTCCAGAACCTCATACCCATTCTCAAGACGGTCCAGGAGAAATACCAAGGCCAGGCCGCCTCAGTGTTCAATGTCTGCTGA
- the ICAM3 gene encoding intercellular adhesion molecule 3 isoform X10 yields MTCQVAGGAPRTNLTVVLLRGEEELSRQPAVGEPAEVTFTVAAGREDHLANFSCRTDLDLRPRGLGLFQNSSAPRQLRTFALPITAPHLVVPRILEVGTTRSVNCILEGLFPASEAQVHLALGNQTLNSTVESHGDTISATATAVARAEQEGAQEIVCNITLGNDGREAREKLTVYSFWGPTINLSEPNASEGTAVTVTCAAGARVQVMLEGLPAAAPGQPAQFQLNATEMDDRRSFFCNATLEVDGETLHRNSSVQLRVLYGPKIDQAKCPQRLTWKEKTTHVLQCQARGNPDPQMHCFHEGSHVELPIGVPFFVRLNYTGTYACKASSSRGVHTVTVVMNVQDRNLRAVNIVLGVLAILGVVTTVAALLHVFGVQKRSDTYRVNQGSTWLPLTSRQPEEAVGENPS; encoded by the exons ATGACCTGCCAGGTGGCAGGCGGGGCGCCCCGGACCAACCTCACGGTGGTGCTGCTCCgcggggaggaggagctgagCCGGCAACCGGCCGTCGGGGAGCCAGCCGAGGTCACGTTCACGGTGGCGGCGGGCAGGGAGGACCACCTCGCCAACTTCTCGTGCCGCACGGACCTGGACCTGAGGCCCCGAGGGCTGGGATTGTTCCAGAACAGCTCGGCGCCCAGGCAGCTCCGAACCTTTG CACTGCCCATCACGGCTCCGCACCTCGTTGTCCCTCGGATCTTGGAGGTGGGAACGACTCGGTCGGTGAACTGCATCCTGGAAGGATTGTTCCCGGCCTCCGAGGCCCAAGTCCACTTGGCGCTGGGGAACCAGACGCTGAACTCTACAGTCGAGAGCCACGGGGACACGATCAGTGCCACAGCCACAGCCGTAGCGAGAGCGGAGCAGGAGGGCGCACAGGAGATAGTCTGCAACATAACGTTGGGGAACGACGGCCGGGAGGCCCGCGAAAAATTGACTGTCTACA GCTTCTGGGGGCCCACCATAAACCTGAGTGAACCCAACGCCTCCGAGGGGACTGCAGTGACTGTGACTTGCGCGGCCGGAGCCCGCGTCCAGGTCATGCTGGAGGGACTTCCGGCCGCGGCCCCTGGACAGCCTGCCCAGTTTCAGCTAAACGCCACCGAGATGGACGACAGGCGCAGCTTCTTCTGCAATGCCACCCTCGAGGTGGATGGGGAGACCTTACACAGGAACAGCAGCGTCCAGTTGCGTGTCCTGT ACGGTCCCAAGATTGACCAAGCCAAATGTCCCCAGCGCTTGACGTGGAAAGAGAAAACTACCCATGTCCTGCAGTGCCAGGCTCGGGGCAACCCGGACCCCCAGATGCACTGTTTTCACGAAGGCTCCCACGTCGAGCTGCCTATCGGGGTCCCATTCTTCGTCAGGTTAAACTATACTGGTACCTATGCCTGCAAGGCGTCCAGCTCACGAGGCGTACACACTGTGACTGTGGTGATGAACGTTCAGG ATCGGAACCTCCGCGCTGTCAACATCGTCCTGGGGGTGTTAGCGATCTTGGGCGTGGTGACTACCGTCGCAGCCTTACTGCACGTCTTCGGGGTGCAGAAGCGGAGTGACACCTACCGTGTGAACCAGGGGAGCACTTGGTTACCCCTGACGTCTAGGCAGCCCGAAGAGGCTGTGGGGGAGAATCCATCCTGA
- the ICAM3 gene encoding intercellular adhesion molecule 3 isoform X8, which translates to MLPSGLLLGAYGNSLISLLLVCCLPPSGARAQQYQMRLEVENTLVPAGGSFLVNCSTDCPNPRLIILETSLAKKPVGNGLGWAAFLLSNVTSDSQVLCSGFCNDIQMVGSSEITVYRFPERVELAPLPRWQPVGENLTMTCQVAGGAPRTNLTVVLLRGEEELSRQPAVGEPAEVTFTVAAGREDHLANFSCRTDLDLRPRGLGLFQNSSAPRQLRTFALPITAPHLVVPRILEVGTTRSVNCILEGLFPASEAQVHLALGNQTLNSTVESHGDTISATATAVARAEQEGAQEIVCNITLGNDGREAREKLTVYSFWGPTINLSEPNASEGTAVTVTCAAGARVQVMLEGLPAAAPGQPAQFQLNATEMDDRRSFFCNATLEVDGETLHRNSSVQLRVLYGPKIDQAKCPQRLTWKEKTTHVLQCQARGNPDPQMHCFHEGSHVELPIGVPFFVRLNYTGTYACKASSSRGVHTVTVVMNVQDRNLRAVNIVLGVLAILGVVTTVAALLHVFGVQKRSDTYRVNQGSTWLPLTSRQPEEAVGENPS; encoded by the exons ATGTTGCCCTCGGGGCTGCTGCTGGGGGCCTACGGGAACTCACTCATCTCCCTGCTTCTGGTCTGCTGTCTGCCGCCCTCAG GTGCCCGGGCACAGCAATACCAAATGAGGCTGGAGGTCGAGAACACTCTGGTGCCTGCTGGAGGGTCCTTCTTGGTAAACTGCAGTACAGACTGCCCCAATCCTCGACTCATCATTCTAGAGACATCCCTAGCCAAGAAGCCAGTGGGCAACGGCCTGGGCTGGGCAGCCTTCCTGCTAAGCAATGTGACTAGTGACAGCCAGGTCCTCTGCTCCGGCTTCTGCAATGACATCCAGATGGTAGGCTCCTCTGAGATCACAGTATACC GGTTCCCGGAGCGAGTGGAGCTGGCACCCCTACCCCGCTGGCAGCCCGTGGGTGAGAACCTCACCATGACCTGCCAGGTGGCAGGCGGGGCGCCCCGGACCAACCTCACGGTGGTGCTGCTCCgcggggaggaggagctgagCCGGCAACCGGCCGTCGGGGAGCCAGCCGAGGTCACGTTCACGGTGGCGGCGGGCAGGGAGGACCACCTCGCCAACTTCTCGTGCCGCACGGACCTGGACCTGAGGCCCCGAGGGCTGGGATTGTTCCAGAACAGCTCGGCGCCCAGGCAGCTCCGAACCTTTG CACTGCCCATCACGGCTCCGCACCTCGTTGTCCCTCGGATCTTGGAGGTGGGAACGACTCGGTCGGTGAACTGCATCCTGGAAGGATTGTTCCCGGCCTCCGAGGCCCAAGTCCACTTGGCGCTGGGGAACCAGACGCTGAACTCTACAGTCGAGAGCCACGGGGACACGATCAGTGCCACAGCCACAGCCGTAGCGAGAGCGGAGCAGGAGGGCGCACAGGAGATAGTCTGCAACATAACGTTGGGGAACGACGGCCGGGAGGCCCGCGAAAAATTGACTGTCTACA GCTTCTGGGGGCCCACCATAAACCTGAGTGAACCCAACGCCTCCGAGGGGACTGCAGTGACTGTGACTTGCGCGGCCGGAGCCCGCGTCCAGGTCATGCTGGAGGGACTTCCGGCCGCGGCCCCTGGACAGCCTGCCCAGTTTCAGCTAAACGCCACCGAGATGGACGACAGGCGCAGCTTCTTCTGCAATGCCACCCTCGAGGTGGATGGGGAGACCTTACACAGGAACAGCAGCGTCCAGTTGCGTGTCCTGT ACGGTCCCAAGATTGACCAAGCCAAATGTCCCCAGCGCTTGACGTGGAAAGAGAAAACTACCCATGTCCTGCAGTGCCAGGCTCGGGGCAACCCGGACCCCCAGATGCACTGTTTTCACGAAGGCTCCCACGTCGAGCTGCCTATCGGGGTCCCATTCTTCGTCAGGTTAAACTATACTGGTACCTATGCCTGCAAGGCGTCCAGCTCACGAGGCGTACACACTGTGACTGTGGTGATGAACGTTCAGG ATCGGAACCTCCGCGCTGTCAACATCGTCCTGGGGGTGTTAGCGATCTTGGGCGTGGTGACTACCGTCGCAGCCTTACTGCACGTCTTCGGGGTGCAGAAGCGGAGTGACACCTACCGTGTGAACCAGGGGAGCACTTGGTTACCCCTGACGTCTAGGCAGCCCGAAGAGGCTGTGGGGGAGAATCCATCCTGA
- the ICAM3 gene encoding intercellular adhesion molecule 3 isoform X1, translating into MGETVGDLQSLVTMLPSGLLLGAYGNSLISLLLVCCLPPSGARAQQYQMRLEVENTLVPAGGSFLVNCSTDCPNPRLIILETSLAKKPVGNGLGWAAFLLSNVTSDSQVLCSGFCNDIQMVGSSEITVYRFPERVELAPLPRWQPVGENLTMTCQVAGGAPRTNLTVVLLRGEEELSRQPAVGEPAEVTFTVAAGREDHLANFSCRTDLDLRPRGLGLFQNSSAPRQLRTFALPITAPHLVVPRILEVGTTRSVNCILEGLFPASEAQVHLALGNQTLNSTVESHGDTISATATAVARAEQEGAQEIVCNITLGNDGREAREKLTVYSFWGPTINLSEPNASEGTAVTVTCAAGARVQVMLEGLPAAAPGQPAQFQLNATEMDDRRSFFCNATLEVDGETLHRNSSVQLRVLYGPKIDQAKCPQRLTWKEKTTHVLQCQARGNPDPQMHCFHEGSHVELPIGVPFFVRLNYTGTYACKASSSRGVHTVTVVMNVQDRNLRAVNIVLGVLAILGVVTTVAALLHVFGVQKRSDTYRVNQGSTWLPLTSRQPEEAVGENPS; encoded by the exons ATGGGGGAGACCGTTGGAGATCTTCAAAG CTTGGTCACCATGTTGCCCTCGGGGCTGCTGCTGGGGGCCTACGGGAACTCACTCATCTCCCTGCTTCTGGTCTGCTGTCTGCCGCCCTCAG GTGCCCGGGCACAGCAATACCAAATGAGGCTGGAGGTCGAGAACACTCTGGTGCCTGCTGGAGGGTCCTTCTTGGTAAACTGCAGTACAGACTGCCCCAATCCTCGACTCATCATTCTAGAGACATCCCTAGCCAAGAAGCCAGTGGGCAACGGCCTGGGCTGGGCAGCCTTCCTGCTAAGCAATGTGACTAGTGACAGCCAGGTCCTCTGCTCCGGCTTCTGCAATGACATCCAGATGGTAGGCTCCTCTGAGATCACAGTATACC GGTTCCCGGAGCGAGTGGAGCTGGCACCCCTACCCCGCTGGCAGCCCGTGGGTGAGAACCTCACCATGACCTGCCAGGTGGCAGGCGGGGCGCCCCGGACCAACCTCACGGTGGTGCTGCTCCgcggggaggaggagctgagCCGGCAACCGGCCGTCGGGGAGCCAGCCGAGGTCACGTTCACGGTGGCGGCGGGCAGGGAGGACCACCTCGCCAACTTCTCGTGCCGCACGGACCTGGACCTGAGGCCCCGAGGGCTGGGATTGTTCCAGAACAGCTCGGCGCCCAGGCAGCTCCGAACCTTTG CACTGCCCATCACGGCTCCGCACCTCGTTGTCCCTCGGATCTTGGAGGTGGGAACGACTCGGTCGGTGAACTGCATCCTGGAAGGATTGTTCCCGGCCTCCGAGGCCCAAGTCCACTTGGCGCTGGGGAACCAGACGCTGAACTCTACAGTCGAGAGCCACGGGGACACGATCAGTGCCACAGCCACAGCCGTAGCGAGAGCGGAGCAGGAGGGCGCACAGGAGATAGTCTGCAACATAACGTTGGGGAACGACGGCCGGGAGGCCCGCGAAAAATTGACTGTCTACA GCTTCTGGGGGCCCACCATAAACCTGAGTGAACCCAACGCCTCCGAGGGGACTGCAGTGACTGTGACTTGCGCGGCCGGAGCCCGCGTCCAGGTCATGCTGGAGGGACTTCCGGCCGCGGCCCCTGGACAGCCTGCCCAGTTTCAGCTAAACGCCACCGAGATGGACGACAGGCGCAGCTTCTTCTGCAATGCCACCCTCGAGGTGGATGGGGAGACCTTACACAGGAACAGCAGCGTCCAGTTGCGTGTCCTGT ACGGTCCCAAGATTGACCAAGCCAAATGTCCCCAGCGCTTGACGTGGAAAGAGAAAACTACCCATGTCCTGCAGTGCCAGGCTCGGGGCAACCCGGACCCCCAGATGCACTGTTTTCACGAAGGCTCCCACGTCGAGCTGCCTATCGGGGTCCCATTCTTCGTCAGGTTAAACTATACTGGTACCTATGCCTGCAAGGCGTCCAGCTCACGAGGCGTACACACTGTGACTGTGGTGATGAACGTTCAGG ATCGGAACCTCCGCGCTGTCAACATCGTCCTGGGGGTGTTAGCGATCTTGGGCGTGGTGACTACCGTCGCAGCCTTACTGCACGTCTTCGGGGTGCAGAAGCGGAGTGACACCTACCGTGTGAACCAGGGGAGCACTTGGTTACCCCTGACGTCTAGGCAGCCCGAAGAGGCTGTGGGGGAGAATCCATCCTGA